In Vicia villosa cultivar HV-30 ecotype Madison, WI linkage group LG7, Vvil1.0, whole genome shotgun sequence, the DNA window TCGAGACCCTCTTTTCCTCAACACCTTCTGGAAAGAGCTTTTTAGACTCCAAGAAACGACCCTGAAACACAACACTGCTTACCACCCAGAGACAGACGGACAAACGGAGGTAGTGAACATAAGGATCTTCTGCAAACACTTTAGTTGACACACATTTAGTCAATAGGCATGAAATTTTAGACACGTTAAAGGAAAATCTTACAAGAAGTAGACAGTACATGATAGATCGGGCAAAAAAAGGGTTACATGTACCTTTGAAGTTGGAGATTAAGTTATGTTTCGCCTGGAACCTTATCGCCAGATCTCGCTACAAAAACGAGCATCTTATAAGCTATCACCACGATACTTTggaccattcaaggtgttacgaCGAATAGGCGCGATCGCTTACGAGCTTGACCTCCCTCCTTCTTCAAAGATCCATTCAGTTGTTCATGTTTCTCAGCTACGTCGTTTAAGAGGCTCCGCTTCTTTTTCTGATAACATCACTTCTCCAGGTGACCTTGTACCTGAACAACAACAAACACATTTCATAAATACCCCAGACCAAGATCACTTGACGAACCCAGATCCTCTGAGTTCGAACGAAAAATAGTGATAATGATAACCCACAAACCTCCGCTCATCAGGCTGTTATTGAACCTCGCGTTGTTGTTAACCATCCACGGCTATCGGAAAATTATGAAGAGATAAGAGAAAAGGATAAGAACAAAATAAGCGTGGAGAAGGAAGTGCAGAAGGAAGTACAAAGTTGTAAGTGGTTTAAGTCTTCTGATTTTCTATATGATGTACTTAACCCAAGTGATAAGGTTTTGGAAAACATAATAGCGAGTTCCAAGGATACAGCTGTTTCCCACATGCATGATTCACCAACTTCAATTATTTCCATCCCACTGTTAGATCCTCAACGAATACATCTTAAGCCACCACAAAGGGACACGTCAATTACTAGCTGTCTCCCAATACCAGCCGTGGAATTTTCAAACCCTAATTCCCCAAGTTCCAACAGGCTTCCTCTTGATGACAACCTTGAGGCCAAGGTTCCTGTTGGGTCGGTGAGTAGTGATACAAGGCCCAAACGAAAAATCCAAAAGCCTCTTTAGATGAGGGACCACATTACTTATtaatttattagtattatttcaGCAATTTTATGTTTTCCTCCAAGTGGCTCAGGCCCAATTTGTTTTAAGTAGTCTTTTAATATCTTAGACCCAATAGCCTCTTATCCTTCTAAACCAAATATTTATATTGTTGGCTGCTATTGCAATGGATAAACATATTCAAATCTTTCTTTATTTTATATAGTTTAAAttttggtgaattcttatctacccaactcaaaaagttgggtaagattACCTCCTGTGTAAAATGCCTTGAAAACAACAATTAattgtaatatttaataaataattaattgtgttAAAATTAGATGGCATCATATAATTGGTTgaatgtacactacccaactttttgtgatgggtagagaagttgtccccttaaattttatttctcttgTCTAATGGTGAAATCCTAAGAGGTAGTAGCTGCATAATCTTAACCCTATCATCAAtccaaaacaaaacaacttttaAATACTCCTTCCTTCTCTAATTAtaaacatattttccattttatatatTGAATGAGAGTTTTACACGGAGTTTCTATCTTATGTTATAAGACTTTTATTTATCTTCTAGAGTGCTAGTGTTAGCATTAGATACAAAAATTGATTAATCCATCAACCACTCAACTCTCACCAACCCATTTCTCCGACAATGAGTTTCACCGGCGACAACAGCAAAGTGTGCCACGTTTTAGCCATGCCGTTTCCGGGAAGAGGACACATCAACCCCATGCTAAGCTTCTGTAAGATCCTAGCTTCACGAAAACCAAACGAAATTCTCATAACATTTGTAATAACCGAAGAGTGGCTCGGCTATATCGGCGCCGATCCAAAGCCGGAAGCCATCCGCTTCGTTACTATCCCCAACGTGATCCCATCGGAGCGCGGGAGAGCAGCAGATTTTCCCGGCTTCTATGAGGCCGTCATGACGAAGATGGAAGAGCCGTTTGAGCAGCTTCTTGATCAGCTAGTACCGCCGGTGGATGTAATAGTTGGCGACGTTGAGTTGCGGTGGCCTGTTGAGGTTGCTAACCGGAGGAATGTTCCGGTGGCTGCGTTTTGGACCATGTCGGCGTCGTTTTACTCTATGCTACATCACCTTGATGTCTTCTCACGTGACCAACACTTAACATTTGGTACATTTGGTAATTACTCATTTGTACATCTCTAATTTCAGTTCCAAATTTatttaaagagaaaaaatatttattatttcgtaTAAATTTCTAGGACGTAAATTTCTAATTTTTGTGAGTGGAAATGATATAGTTACATGGTGATACTTTATTTGTATAATGAAGGTGAACAAACAGAGAACATTCCAGGAATTTCTTCACTTTATATGGAAGACCTTTTAACTGTTCTTCGCAAAACTGATGAACGCGCAATGCAGCTTGCATTGGAATGCATATCTGCTGCGTCCAAAGCAAATTATCTTCTGTTTACAACAATTCAAGAATTGGAGGCTGAAATAATTGATACCCTTAAACATATATTTCCCTTTCCTATTTATTCTATTGGTCCTGCAATACCTTATTTAGAACTAGAAGAAAAAACTTCGCGAAACACGGATCATAGCCATGATTATATAAAATGGCTAGATTCTCAGCCAGATGAATCGGTATTATACATTTCTTTAGGTAGTTTCCTTTCGGTATCCAATGCTCAAATGGATGAAATTGTTGAAGCGTTAAATAATACTGGAATTCGATACTTGTACGTTGCTCGTGGTGAAGCATCGCGATTAAAAGACAAGTGTGGAGATAAAGGGATGGTCATACCATGGTGTGATCAACTAAGAGTATTGTCACATTCTTCTATAGGTGGATTTTGGAGCCATTGTGGATGGAATTCAACTTTGGAAACAGTTTTTGCTGGAGTACCAATTTTGACATTTCCACTTTTCTTGGATCAGTTTCCTAATAGTAGTCAACTTGTTGATGAATGGAAAAATGGATGGAAGATAGAGGTATCACCATTGTCAGAGAATGAAGTGATTCTTGCAAAAGAAGATATAGAAGTGCTTGTTAAGAGGTTTATGGATCTTGAAAGTCAAGAGGGAAAGAAAATTAGAGATAGAGCAAGAGAACTTAAGGTTACGTGTCATAAAGCTATTGGTAAAGATGGATCTTCATATAAGAATCTCGACGCATTTTTCAATGACATTTCATTTGAAGGTCACTAATACTAAAGAAGTCTATATGATGTGCAAGTGTGAGAGTTGAAAATTCCATAGTATTGAGTTTGATTCCTTCCTActatatatgatatatgatataTCCAAGGTTGCTAATGTGTTGAGTAGGTTTTGTTCAATTACACAAATAAGCAATGAATTAATGGAGTAATAAATATTGAAATTGAATGGAAGGATGTATTTAGATAAGTGTAACATTGTAAAATATCATAGAAATGTAATTGAAATGCTCTTTGATTGATAAATTTATACTTGTTCGTCCAGCAATTTGATCATGTAGTGTGCTAAATTATGTGCATTTACTTATTAATCATGAATATCAAGATATTAGAAAAGTAGGAAACACACTTGTGAAATATATTGACTCTAACTTAACTTTGTTTATATTAGAAAAGTAGGAGTTAGTTACCAATATTGTTGGTATTGATTAGGATATTGTTTTCTGTTATAGAATTTTCTTTTCATTGGATTGAATCCTTTTTATAAATATGAATCAACACTTCATATTTGCAATTCCTTCCCATCAACAAGAGtatttattattcaataaattctATTTATCCGGTCTTCTGATATGGTATCTTGAGTTTAGTTATGAGAACTTTGTCTTCATCaatcataataaaaacaataCTTTTGAAATGACTAAAGTTACGTACATAGTATTGGaacatacaaattaaattaagATTTTTTTAATGTAGAAAATGATGAATTGAAGAAGATAAAGATTAGAGACTTGAGAAGAAAatagagagagagtaattgagggtgagatgatgaattggcattaaccacaaaataggagtagtgagctccttatatagtacatattacaaaatgattggaatgaattaaaacacccaaaattcaaacaaaaaaatagttGAGCTTCAGTGTAACtggttacggcaaacagcgtaaccggttacgcaaatGCAACACCTTCAGTAACTCTgtttcacgggttcgtaaccggttacggtaacaggcgtaaccggttacgccaactgaagtggtaaaaacagcagtttcaacacaccacctcacTTCAGTTGGTCCAAGTCAAGCATGCTCAGCttcattctcagcctcttgaacaCTTCATTTGTCACCCCCTTGGTCAACAAATCAGCTACTTGATCTTCGCTTCGACAATATCCCAATCGTAACTTTCCATCGCTCACTAACTCCCTCAAATAATGAAACCGCATCTCTATATGTTTGCTCCTTCCATGTGCAATCGGATTCTTCGCAAGGTTAATCGCTGAAACATTATCAACAAGGAGAGTAATAGCCTCACTCTCACTACTATTAAGCTCCTTCAGTAGATTCATAAGCCACATGGCTTGGCAAGCACACAACGATGCCgcaatatactcggcctcacaagatgAGAGTGCTACCACCGGTTTCTTTTTCGAACACCAAGAGATTAGGGTTCTACCTagcataaagatgtatccagccGTTGACTTTCTATCATCTTTATCACCACACCAATTGGAACCGGTGAAACCAAGTAAATCACACTTTCGGCCCGTATCCGATGCCGGAAAGAGAATTCCATAACCAAGAGTCCCTTTAACATATCTAAGGATCCTCTTGACAGCTGCCATATGAGATACCTtaggtctctccatgaatctactcgcaataccgacactaaatgccaagtccggtcgcgtattgcacaaataccgcaatgatccaatcaatcttcgatattgagttggatcaacatcttgctcatcctcactcTTGGACAGCTGTAGCCTTGCCTCACATGGTGTAACGACAACATTACAATGCTCCATTTCACACCTCTTCAAGATCTCAAGTGCATACCtcctttggtgcatgagcagtcccGTTTTTGACCTTTGGAACTCT includes these proteins:
- the LOC131617423 gene encoding UDP-glycosyltransferase 87A1-like; this translates as MSFTGDNSKVCHVLAMPFPGRGHINPMLSFCKILASRKPNEILITFVITEEWLGYIGADPKPEAIRFVTIPNVIPSERGRAADFPGFYEAVMTKMEEPFEQLLDQLVPPVDVIVGDVELRWPVEVANRRNVPVAAFWTMSASFYSMLHHLDVFSRDQHLTFGTFGEQTENIPGISSLYMEDLLTVLRKTDERAMQLALECISAASKANYLLFTTIQELEAEIIDTLKHIFPFPIYSIGPAIPYLELEEKTSRNTDHSHDYIKWLDSQPDESVLYISLGSFLSVSNAQMDEIVEALNNTGIRYLYVARGEASRLKDKCGDKGMVIPWCDQLRVLSHSSIGGFWSHCGWNSTLETVFAGVPILTFPLFLDQFPNSSQLVDEWKNGWKIEVSPLSENEVILAKEDIEVLVKRFMDLESQEGKKIRDRARELKVTCHKAIGKDGSSYKNLDAFFNDISFEGH